CTACGGCGGCTCGTTCGAAGACATCATGCGCCAGGACATCTTTCCACCCTTCGCCAAGCAGCATGGCGTCGAGCTGGACTACGTGGCCGGCAACTCCACCAACACGGTGGCGCGGCTGCAGGCGCAGAAAAGCAATCAGCAGATCGACGTCGCCATCATCGACGACGGTCCGATGTACCAGGCCATCGCGCTCGGCTTCTGCGCGCCGATCCAGGGCCTGCCGGTCGACGACCTGTACGGCACCGCGCGCTACAAGGACGACAAGGCCGTGGCCATCGGCATCGTCGCCACCGGCATCATGTACAACAAGAAGGTCTTCGACGAGCGCAAGTGGGCCGCGCCCACCTCGTGGAAGGATCTGAAGGATCCCAAGTACAAGAAGCAGTTGGTGGTGCCGCCGCTGAACAACACCTACGGCCTGCACGCGCTGGTGGAATACGCCCGCGAAGGCGGCGGCGGCGAGAAGAAGATCGATCCCGGATTCAAGACCTTCAAGGACGAGATCGGCCCCAACGTGCTGGTGTACGAGCCCTCGCCCGGCAAGATGACCGAGCTGTTCTCCAGCGGCCAGGCCAACATCGCGGTGTGGGGCAGCGGCCGCGTCAAGTCCTTCGCCGACACCGGCTTCCCGGTGGGCTTCGTTTATCCGCGGGAAGGGGCCTATGCCCTGCTGTCGTCGGTGTGCCCGGTGGCCAAGCCCAACGCCAGTCCGCTGGCGCAGGCCTTCGTCAACTACCTGGTCAGCCCTAAGGTGCAGGAGCGGCTGGCCAATGCCTATGGCTATGGCCCGGTGAACAAGCAGGCCAAGGTGGTCGACGATCCGCGCGTGCCGCTGCCGATCGGCAAGCGCGCCGCCGACCTGATCGTGATCGACTGGGACACCGTCAACCAGAACCGCGACGACTGGAACAAGCGCTGGACGCGTGAAATCGAGCGATGAGGCAACGGCGGCGCGGGCGCGCCGCCAGCGGGAGTATCCATGAGCTATCTCGTATTGAACCGCCTGTCCAAGCGCTACGGCGACCTGACGGCAGTCGAGGATCTGAGCCTGTCGGTCGAACGCGGCGAGTTCATCTCGCTGCTGGGACCGTCGGGCTGCGGCAAGACCACGACCCTGCAGATGATCGCCGGATTCGTCGAACCCAGCGGCGGCAGCATCGTGCTGGACGGCAAGGACGTCAGCCGCATCCCGGCCAACAAGCGCGGCCTGGGCATGGTGTTTCAGAACTACGCGCTGTTTCCGCACATGACGGCGGCGGAGAACGTGTCGTTCGGCCTGGAGATGCAGCGCGTCGGCAAGGAGGAGCGGCGGACGCGGGTGGCCGAGACGCTCAAGCTGGTGGGCCTGTCGCACCTGGCCGACCGCCATCCGGCGCGCATGTCGGGCGGCCAGCAGCAGCGCGTGGCGCTGGCGCGCGCGCTGGTCATCCGCCCCAGCGTGCTGCTGCTGGACGAACCGCTGTCGAACCTGGACGCCAAGCTGCGCGAGGAAATGCAGCTGGAGCTGCGCAGTATCCAGCGCACCGTCGGCACCACCACCATCCTGGTCACTCACGATCAGTCCGAGGCCCTGGCGCTATCCGACCGTATCGTGGTGATGAACCAGGGCCGGGTCGAGCAGGTGGCAGAGCCTTTCGCGGCCTATGAGGCACCGTCGAGCCGCTTTGTCGGCGGGTTCCTGGGCAAGGCCAACATTTTCACGCCCACGGCGCAGCCCTATGCGGGCGAGATGCGGGCGCGCATCGGCGAGGCCCATATCGCCATGGAAGGCCGGCCGCTTCCGCAGGGCGCGGTAATCGTGCGGCCGGAAAAGATCCTGTTCACCGAGGCCGGGGCTTGTGCGCTGCCCGGCCGCATGAAGACGCGCGTGTTCCAGGGCAATCACTGGCTATGCCAGGTGGACACCTCTGTCGGCGAGGTGCTGGTGATCCGCCAGAACGACGGCGTGCCGGTGCCCGCCGAGGGCGAGACCGTGCATCTGCGCTGGCGCGCGCAAGACATGTGCGCGGTGGCCGGGCAGGAGGCCGCTCAATGAGCGCGCGCACCAACCCCTGGCTGCTGAGCGGGCCGGCGCTGGCGCTCTACGCCACCTTCCTGGTGGTGCCGATGGCGCTGGTATTCCTTATCAGCTTCTTCGACTTCCAGTTCTATGGCGGCATACAGGCCACTTTCACCTGGAAGAACTACATCGAGATCCTGGGCGACGGCTATTACTACGAAATCTATGCCCGTACTTTCGGCGTGGCGGCGCTGGTGACGCTGGCCTGCCTGGTGCTGGGCACGGCCGAAGCCTATGTGCTGTCGCGCATGGCCAATCCTTGGAAGGGCCTGTTCCTGATGGTGGTGCTGGGGCCGCTGCTGATCTCGGTGGTGGTGCGCACGCTGGGCTGGGCCTTGCTGTTCGGCTCCACCGGCCTCATCAACAAGACGCTGATGGGCATCGGCCTGGCCTCGACGCCGATCGACCTGATGTACAGCAATCTGGGCGTGGGCATCGCGCTCACGCATGTGCTGGTGCCGTTCATGGTGATCTCGGTGTGGGCGTCATTGCAGCGGATCAATCCGTCGACCGAGGCCGCCGCGCTGTCGCTGGGCGCGAGCCAGTTCACCGTGATCCGGCGCGTGATCGTGCCGCAGGTCATGCCCGGCATCCTGTCGGGCTCGATCATGGTGTTCGCGCTGGCCGCCAGTTCCTTCGCCACGCCCGCCATCATCGGTGGCCGGCGCCTGAAGAACGTGGCCACCGCCGCCTACGACGAATTCCTGAATACGCTGAACTGGCCGCTCGGCGCGGCCCTGGCGGTGGTGCTGCTGGTGGCGACCGTGGTGGTGCTGTTGTCGGCCAACCGGCTGATCGAGCGCCGTTATGGCGCGGTCTTCAATCCGTCGGGAGCCTGACATGAACTTCCGCAACGGCCCCATCGGCCTGCTGTTCCATACGCTTTTCATCCTGTTCATCCTGGCGCCCATCGTGATGGTGTGCGCGGTGGCGTTCACGTCCGAAGGCTTCATCTCGCTGCCCAGCGGCGGGCTGTCGCTGCGCTGGTTCCGCGCCATCCTCGACAACCCGCGCTTCATCGAGGCGTTCTGGTTCAGCCTGGGGCTGGGCACGCTGTCGGCCACGCTGGCGATCGGGCTGGCGGTCCCCAGCGCGCTGGCGCTGGCGCGCAACCGCTTCGCCGGCCGCGAAGCCTTGCTGGCCTTCTTCCTGTCGCCGCTGATGATTCCGCACGTCGTGCTGGGGCTGGCCTTCCTGAAGTTCTTCACCACCGTGGACCTGGCCGGCACCTATGTCGGGCTGGTGGTGGCGCACGTGATCCTGGTGATGCCCTATGCGCTGCGGCTGGTGCTGGCGTCAGCCACCGGCATAGACCCCGCGCTGGAACGCGCGGCGCAGTCGCTGGGCGCGTCGAACTGGACCGCTTTCCGGCGCGTGGTGCTGCCGCTGCTGCTGCCGGGCGTGGTGAGCGGCTGGGTGATCGCCTTCATCACCAGCTTCGACGAGCTGACCATGTCCATCTTCATCGCCTCGCCGTCCACCACCACGCTGCCGGTGCGCATCTTCCTGCACATCGAGGACACCATCGATCCCTTGGTGACGGCCGTGTCGGCGGTGCTGATCTACGTGACCATCATCGCCATTTTCATCCTGGACCGCGCGGTGGGCCTGGAAAAGCTGTTTGTCGGAAAGGGACGTTAATGACGGACGAAACACAACAAAGCGCGCCGCGCGCGCCGGCGCATCGCGGCATCTACGACGCCGTGGTGATCGGCGGCGGCCTGGTCGGCTCGGCCTTGGCCTACGGGCTGCGGCGCGAACTGGACCACGTCGCGGTGCTGGACGAGGGCGACGTCGCCTACCGTGCCTCGCGCGGCAATTTCGGCCTGATATGGGTGCAGAGCAAGGGCATGGGGCTGCCGCGCTACGGCGTGTGGACCATGGCGTCGGCAACCGCCTGGCCGCAACTGGCGGCCGAGCTGCAGGACCAGACCGGCGTGGACTTGCACCTGGAGCAGCGCGGCGGCCTGCACGTGCTCTTGAGCGACGAGGAAATGGAAGCGCGCGCCATCTTCATGCGCACGCTGCTGGCGCAGCCCGGCATGGCGCAGTACGACTGGAAGCTGCTGGATCGCCACGAGCTGGCCGACATGATGCCTGGCATCGGTCCGGAGGTGCGCGGCGCCAGCTGGA
Above is a genomic segment from Bordetella genomosp. 11 containing:
- a CDS encoding ABC transporter substrate-binding protein; this translates as MGKVLAVLTAATVAIGVCANAQAQQKLVVAGYGGSFEDIMRQDIFPPFAKQHGVELDYVAGNSTNTVARLQAQKSNQQIDVAIIDDGPMYQAIALGFCAPIQGLPVDDLYGTARYKDDKAVAIGIVATGIMYNKKVFDERKWAAPTSWKDLKDPKYKKQLVVPPLNNTYGLHALVEYAREGGGGEKKIDPGFKTFKDEIGPNVLVYEPSPGKMTELFSSGQANIAVWGSGRVKSFADTGFPVGFVYPREGAYALLSSVCPVAKPNASPLAQAFVNYLVSPKVQERLANAYGYGPVNKQAKVVDDPRVPLPIGKRAADLIVIDWDTVNQNRDDWNKRWTREIER
- a CDS encoding ABC transporter ATP-binding protein produces the protein MSYLVLNRLSKRYGDLTAVEDLSLSVERGEFISLLGPSGCGKTTTLQMIAGFVEPSGGSIVLDGKDVSRIPANKRGLGMVFQNYALFPHMTAAENVSFGLEMQRVGKEERRTRVAETLKLVGLSHLADRHPARMSGGQQQRVALARALVIRPSVLLLDEPLSNLDAKLREEMQLELRSIQRTVGTTTILVTHDQSEALALSDRIVVMNQGRVEQVAEPFAAYEAPSSRFVGGFLGKANIFTPTAQPYAGEMRARIGEAHIAMEGRPLPQGAVIVRPEKILFTEAGACALPGRMKTRVFQGNHWLCQVDTSVGEVLVIRQNDGVPVPAEGETVHLRWRAQDMCAVAGQEAAQ
- a CDS encoding ABC transporter permease codes for the protein MSARTNPWLLSGPALALYATFLVVPMALVFLISFFDFQFYGGIQATFTWKNYIEILGDGYYYEIYARTFGVAALVTLACLVLGTAEAYVLSRMANPWKGLFLMVVLGPLLISVVVRTLGWALLFGSTGLINKTLMGIGLASTPIDLMYSNLGVGIALTHVLVPFMVISVWASLQRINPSTEAAALSLGASQFTVIRRVIVPQVMPGILSGSIMVFALAASSFATPAIIGGRRLKNVATAAYDEFLNTLNWPLGAALAVVLLVATVVVLLSANRLIERRYGAVFNPSGA
- a CDS encoding ABC transporter permease → MNFRNGPIGLLFHTLFILFILAPIVMVCAVAFTSEGFISLPSGGLSLRWFRAILDNPRFIEAFWFSLGLGTLSATLAIGLAVPSALALARNRFAGREALLAFFLSPLMIPHVVLGLAFLKFFTTVDLAGTYVGLVVAHVILVMPYALRLVLASATGIDPALERAAQSLGASNWTAFRRVVLPLLLPGVVSGWVIAFITSFDELTMSIFIASPSTTTLPVRIFLHIEDTIDPLVTAVSAVLIYVTIIAIFILDRAVGLEKLFVGKGR